A region of the Desulfonatronovibrio hydrogenovorans DSM 9292 genome:
TCCCAGGCCGCATAGACCAGCCACCCCGGCCTGGATGAATTCCTTTCTGGTGATATGAGAAGGATTCTGGTTAGAATCAGACATCCGGCCTCCTGCAGATTTTAAGAGCGGTAAATGCTGCAGCTCCTGCCAGAGCTGCCATCAGGCAACAGGCAGTAACTCCCAGCACAGGGATGACAATTGCACCGGCCAGGACAGCCCCGGTACAGGCCCCCATCAGTTCGGTTCCATAAACTGCACCGGCTGATTTTTCAGCCCCTGGGCCCAGTTTTTGGTAGCAGGCCATAGTTAATGGAAAGTCGATCCCGTTGATAAACCCGGCAGTAAAAGTCAGGCCTGAGAACAAAACAAAAATCAGAACCGGGAACTCAAGGGCTGCAACCTGGGGCAGTACTAGGGCCATAGCTCCTGCGCAAGCTGCCATGAGCACCTGGACCAGGGCCAGGGTACTCAAATCAGCCCTGCTGCCGGCCAGGGACTGGGTAGTCCACGCACCCAGGGCCAGACCCAGCATAAACAGGCCCATGATCAGCCCAACGGTTTCATATATAAAACCATATATGCTCTGAAAGGAAAAAAGCAAGGCCATCTGCAGAGCCATGGTGGAAAATCCAGTGGTAAAGGCTGTGAACAGGACAGCAGCCAGGGTGTCTAAGCGGGCAGGTAATCTTGGAGCCAGCAATCTGAAGCTCCAGATTGCTGCCAGGGGCAGAATTGTCAGGGGCAGAGCCCACCAGGGTCTGACCTTGAGAAAGGTCTCCAGGATATTGTTCTGTCCGGATCCGGTCAGTTCGTTCCAGAACATGAGGGTATAGAAATAGCCAATGGGCTTGAGGTCGGAATTGATGAAGTACCGGCTCTGGACCGGGGGTAAATCTTTTTCAGCCAGTTCCTGTCTGCTGACCGGCTCAGGGCTGATGGGGGCCAGGCCGGGGCCGTGGATGTGATCCAGAGGGTTCCGGCCGTGATTGCGGATGATCCAGTTGACCCGTCTGAGCTGCGCATCCTCCAGAAGAACATGAAAGTGCAGGGCTGAAAAACCTTGGGCATTTATGTTCCGTTCAAGGTATCTTTTGGCCAGGAGGTCCGGGTCAGGGGAAATATGTTCCGGGGTGTCTGTGGCAAAGTAGAATAAGAATCTGTCGCCCACAGGCAGGACCCTGGCAAAGACCGAAGCCAGGGTGTGATAGGTGGCTGCATTGCGATGGGCTACTCCCTTTGTCCGCAGGTCAGGTGTGGATACCAGGCCGGTGGCCAGCACTCCGCCGGGGTTGAGTAATTGCCGGGCTTCCTGGAAGAATTCCCGGGTGTAGTACCGGTTGAGGACTGCTGTGGCCGGGTCCGGGACATCAATAATAATCATGTCGTATTTTTTTCTGGCTTTTTTGACGTACAGTCTGGCATCGGTATGAATCAGAGTAATCCTGGGGTCCTGCAGGACCTTCAGGATGTCTGTTCCAGCATGATCCAGGACAGCCCTGGTCAGGACCGGGTCAAGCTCTATATAGTCGATTTTGCGGACCGGATGCCTGGCTGTTTCAGCCAGGACCCCGCGCAGGCCGCCTCCAATGAGCAGGACTGATTTTGGCTCAGGATGCTGGACCATGGCCAGGTGGGCAAACACCACTGCTTCCTGCTGTTCAAGTCCGGGAAGCATTGTCTCAGGTCCGGCAGTACTGAAGACCAGATGACCACTCTGGAAAAAACTGTACTGATCGTGCCGCTTAAGGACGGTTATATTGCCATGCTTGGACTGGTAGGTGCCGGCCAGTTCATGTTGAGGGGTCATGTGCTGCCACTGAACTGTCCAGGCCAGGCTGTCCATTTTTTCCAGGAGGAAAAAAAGAGGCACACTCACCAGGAAAGTGCAGACAGCCCAGACACCGGCCCGCTGAATGGTCAGGCTGGTTTTTTCTCTGGTGGGTCCGGCCAGAAAAAGGGCTGGCAGCAGCATGCATAAGGTGATGATCAGTCCGGTTTGAAAGGAGTTGAAGTAGCGGACCATGACCAGGGTGAATAACAGACCGCCCAGCATGTTGCCTGCAGCTTCAACCACATATGTCTTGGCCGCTCCTGAGGTGTCTGGTGCAGCGTCTTTTTCCCGCCAGATCCTGGCCAGGATGACGAACTGGGCCCCCAGCAGCAGGCAGACCGGCCCCATGAGCACAAAGCAGGACACAAACATGTCCCATACTGATAAATATGCTCCTGGAGGGATATTGAACATGCCCCGCAGGATGCGGATGAGCAGGATGGTCAGGGGCAGAATCATGACCACCCCGGCCGTGCTTGCCCGGAAAAGGGAGGTGATGCTGCTGCCGGGTCTGGTCAGCCTGGCGCCAAGAAAGCTCCCTGCCCCGACCCAGCTCAGCCAGGCGCAGAGGATGATGCCCATGGACAGTTCATTGCCATGGAAGACCATGAGCAGTTCCCTCAGGATCAGGACCTGAGCGGTCTGGGAGACAATGCCCAGCATGAGCACTGCCAGAATGTGCAGAGATACTGTCCGGTTCATTGGTTTGCTGTCCGGCCACGGGTGGAGCTTGAATGCTGGTCAGGTCTGCGAGACCTGCCTGACAAAACTTGTACACCATGGCTGAAAAAGGCGTCAATTCCAGGGAACAGGCCTTTGCAGAAGGAAACAGGGCTGGATAGTGCCCGGAGAACTGTGACTGCGGCTTGGATGGGGGGTGCTGAAAAGGGACAGAGCCAGGCTTCCGGACCAGTCCGGAGGAAGGACCGGTCTGGGAACGGATCAGGATCTAGATGCCAAGAATCCGGTAAATTTGATGCAGGTCCATATTTTCCTCAACAATGGAGGCCAGCCTGTCCAGACAGACATCTATCTGGTAGTGGACCTGGATCCGCTCCAGGGGTTTGAGCCCTTTTCTTTTTCTGATCCGGTCCAGCCAGAATCTTCTGAATTCATCATTATCAAATATCCCGTGGAGGTAAGTCGCCCAGATGTTCAGATGGGGATGGCTTACACCCAGCAGGTCCCCGTGGGTCCGCCTGATTGGTTCAAGCACCGGACTGCAGATCCGGGTCCGGCCATGATGAATTTCATAGCCCTGGACAGGAAAGACCGGGCCTTGGGTCCAGTGGGTGCAGACCTGGCGCAGGACCTTTTGGGGCATGACCCGGGTTTCAACACCCAGGAGCCCCAGACCCTGGGTGGTCTTGTGGTCGGACTCCAGTCCCTGGGGGTCATTTATGTTCAGCCCCAGGATCTGCAGCCCTCCGCAGATCCCGACCACTTCCCTGTTTTTGTGCAGGGCTGAGTCCGAAATCATGCCGGCCAGTCCGGATGAGACCAGGGCCCTGATATCTGAAGCCACATTCTTGGTACCGGGCAGGATAACGGCATCCAGGTCATCCCTGAAGTCTTCCGGCCTGCGGATTACAGTGATCTCTGTGTCTGGTTCCAGGTACAGGGGGTCGAAGTCAGTAAAATTGGAAATATGGGGCAGGTCAATAATGCCGATGCTGACCCAATCGGGTCTGGCTGATGATTTTCCGGACCGGTTGTTTTTAAAGGCAACTGAATCCTCTTCAGGAAGTCCCAGATCCTGAATATAGGGGATGGTACCCAGAACCGGGCAATTCACAGCAGTTTCTGTGTAGCTGATGGCGCTTTGCAGAAGGTCTTTCTGCCCCCTGAATCTGTTAATGACAAGTCCGGTCACCAGTTCTCTCTCCCAGGGTTCCAGGAGTTCCATGGTGCCTACAAATGAAGCAAACACCCCGCCCCGGTCTATGTCTCCCACCAGGATCACCCGGGCCCGGGCATAAAGGGCCATGTTCATGTTGACCAGGTCGTGTCTTTTCAGGTTGATTTCAGCCGGGCTGCCGGCACCCTCCAGGATCATCACATCATATTCAGCTGCCAGTTCGTCGTAGACATCCTTGATTTGGTCAAACAGTCCGGCCTTGTACCTGATATACCCATCCACATTCATGTTGCCCACCGGCTTTCCCAGGACAATGACCTGGGAACCGGTGTCTGAATTGGGCTTAAGAAGGACCGGGTTCATGCGCACATCCGGCTCCAGGCAGCAGGCCCTGGCCTGAACCACCTGGGCCCGGCCCATTTCCAGGCCCTGGATGGTGACATATGAATTAAGGGACATGTTCTGGGATTTGAAGGGGGCAACTTTGACCCCCTGGCGGACAAGGAGCCGGCCCAAAGCAGCCGTGAGCAGGCTTTTTCCGGCTCCGGACGACGTTCCCTGGACCATCAGGGCCGGGGTTTTCCGGGGCTTTAATGCCTTGGATCGGGGTTTCCCGGCCAGACCCTCAAGGATGGAGCAGAGCCGGAGGTTTTGTTCCGGAGTTTTAACGGCCAGGCGAAAAAAGGTGCTGTCCAGGCCTGGAAAATTTTCAGCCTGCCTGATGAGGATCCCTTTTTCCAGAAGCCTGGCTGCCAGTTCTGGAATTTGCAGGGGGCTGCTGACTGCCTGGCAGAGGATGAAGTTGGCCTTGCCCGGATAAAGTCTGAGCCAGGGAATCTGTTCCAGATTCTGGATGAATTCATCCTTGATCCGGGCCAGCTCTACCCTGGACCTGGAGGCAAAATCATCATCCTCCAGACAGACCCTGCCGGCTTCCTGGGCCAGGACATTGACCGACCAGGGCGATATGAACCGAGCCAGCTTCCGGATGTTCTCCGGACTGCCCATGGCCAGGCCCAGTCTTAAGCCTGGAAGGGCGTAAAACTTGGTCAGGGAATAAACCACCACCATATTGTCCAGCCCGGACCCGGCCATGGTTGGACTGGAGGTGAAATCAATAAAGGACTCGTCTATGATGAAAAAGGCCTGGGGGTGGCTGGAGATGAATTTTTCAAGTTCTTTTTTCTCCATGACATGCCCGGTGGGATTGCTGGGCCTGCCCAGATAGACCAGGGAGGCAGCGGACAGATGGGCAGCCAAATCCTCCAGTTGGGGAAAGAGGTCATTTTTCCGGGCAGAAGGAAAAACCTGTACTATCTCCAGGCTGTTTCGCCGGGCTGATTCTGCATAGCCGCTGTAAGCCGGAACAGGGATAACAACCCGGCCCGCCCCAAAGGCCCTGGGGGCGGCGTCGATGATTTCTGTGGCACCGTTTCCGGCCAGGATCATGTTTCTGGGGAGATTGAAGCGCCTGGAAGCTGCCCTGACAAGGCCGGGGCTGCCTGGGCCAGGATAATGGGAAATTTTCCAGAAGTTCTGGGCCAATACTTTGCCTGTTCCGGTCGGAGGCCCCAGGGGGTTGATGCTGGCTGAAAAGTCAATGATCCTGTCCGGACTGCATCCGGCAGCCCGGGCAGCAGCATAGATATTTCCGCCATGTGGATCCCTGAAAGGATGGTTGGTCTGCTCAGCCATAGGAGGAACTGGAATTACCTGGAAAATCCTTTAAACACAACCGGTAAAAACAGAAAGGCCGGGCAAGAGCCCGGCCTTTCTGACAGTATATGTAATAAACAGGCGAATTAATACATTCCGCCCATTCCACCCATTCCACCCATTCCGCCGGGCATGGCTGGGGCATCCTTTTTGTCGTCAGGCTTTTCAGCAATGGCTGCTTCAGTGGTCATAAGCAGAGAGGCCACAGAGGAAGCATTCTGCAGGGCAATGCGCGATACCTTCTTGGGATCGATGACCCCGGCCTTGATCAGGTCTTCGTACTCGCCTGTAGCAGCATTGAAGCCGTTGCCTTCTTTGGAGGACTTGACCTTTTCAATGATCAGGGCACCTTCAAAACCTGCGTTCATGCAGATCTGGCGCAGGGGAGAAACAATGGCATGCCGGATGATTTCGACTCCGGCCTTTTCATCGTCGTCAGCAGGCTTGACCTTGTCCAGGGCGGGCAGGGCACGGATGAAGGCCACGCCTCCTCCGGGTACAATCCCTTCCTCAACAGCAGCTCTGGTGGCGTTGAGGGCATCTTCAACCCTGGCCTTTTTCTCCTTCATTTCGGTCTCAGTGGCTGCGCCGACATTGATAACGGCCACGCCGCCCACGATCTTGGCCAGTCTTTCCTGGAGCTTTTCCCGGTCATAATCAGAAGAGGTCTCTTCGATTTCAGCCCGGATCTGCTTGACCCTGGCCTTGATGTCTTCACTTTTGCCGGCACCGTCAACAATGGTAGTGTTCTCTTTGTCAATGACTACCCGCTTGGCGCTTCCCAGGTCATTGGCAGTCACGTTCTCCAGCTTGATGCCCAGGTCTTCAGATACTACCTGACCGCCGGTCAGAATGGCGATATCCTGGAGCATAGCCTTGCGTCTTTCACCGAATCCAGGAGCCTTGACTGCAGTAACCTGCAGGGTGCCGCGCAGCTTGTTGACCACCAGGGTGGCCAGGGCTTCGCCTTCGATGTCCTCGGAGATGATGACCAGGGGCTTGCTCATTTTGGCAACCTGTTCCAGGACAGGCAGCAGGTCCTTCATGGCCGAGATCTTTTTTTCGCACAAAAGGATCAGGGGTTCGTCCATTTCGCAGACCATT
Encoded here:
- the groL gene encoding chaperonin GroEL (60 kDa chaperone family; promotes refolding of misfolded polypeptides especially under stressful conditions; forms two stacked rings of heptamers to form a barrel-shaped 14mer; ends can be capped by GroES; misfolded proteins enter the barrel where they are refolded when GroES binds), whose translation is MAAKQILFDVKAREKLQKGVDKLAEAVKVTLGPKGRNVVIEKSFGSPTITKDGVTVAKEIELEDKFENMGAQMVKEVASKTSDVAGDGTTTATVLAQAIFNEGVKLVAAGRNPMAIKRGVEKAVEAVVAELDKVAKPTRDQKEIAQVGTISANNDATIGNIIAEAMNKVGKEGVITVEEAKGLETTLDVVEGMQFDRGYLSPYFVTDAEKMVCEMDEPLILLCEKKISAMKDLLPVLEQVAKMSKPLVIISEDIEGEALATLVVNKLRGTLQVTAVKAPGFGERRKAMLQDIAILTGGQVVSEDLGIKLENVTANDLGSAKRVVIDKENTTIVDGAGKSEDIKARVKQIRAEIEETSSDYDREKLQERLAKIVGGVAVINVGAATETEMKEKKARVEDALNATRAAVEEGIVPGGGVAFIRALPALDKVKPADDDEKAGVEIIRHAIVSPLRQICMNAGFEGALIIEKVKSSKEGNGFNAATGEYEDLIKAGVIDPKKVSRIALQNASSVASLLMTTEAAIAEKPDDKKDAPAMPGGMGGMGGMGGMY
- a CDS encoding cobyric acid synthase, producing MAEQTNHPFRDPHGGNIYAAARAAGCSPDRIIDFSASINPLGPPTGTGKVLAQNFWKISHYPGPGSPGLVRAASRRFNLPRNMILAGNGATEIIDAAPRAFGAGRVVIPVPAYSGYAESARRNSLEIVQVFPSARKNDLFPQLEDLAAHLSAASLVYLGRPSNPTGHVMEKKELEKFISSHPQAFFIIDESFIDFTSSPTMAGSGLDNMVVVYSLTKFYALPGLRLGLAMGSPENIRKLARFISPWSVNVLAQEAGRVCLEDDDFASRSRVELARIKDEFIQNLEQIPWLRLYPGKANFILCQAVSSPLQIPELAARLLEKGILIRQAENFPGLDSTFFRLAVKTPEQNLRLCSILEGLAGKPRSKALKPRKTPALMVQGTSSGAGKSLLTAALGRLLVRQGVKVAPFKSQNMSLNSYVTIQGLEMGRAQVVQARACCLEPDVRMNPVLLKPNSDTGSQVIVLGKPVGNMNVDGYIRYKAGLFDQIKDVYDELAAEYDVMILEGAGSPAEINLKRHDLVNMNMALYARARVILVGDIDRGGVFASFVGTMELLEPWERELVTGLVINRFRGQKDLLQSAISYTETAVNCPVLGTIPYIQDLGLPEEDSVAFKNNRSGKSSARPDWVSIGIIDLPHISNFTDFDPLYLEPDTEITVIRRPEDFRDDLDAVILPGTKNVASDIRALVSSGLAGMISDSALHKNREVVGICGGLQILGLNINDPQGLESDHKTTQGLGLLGVETRVMPQKVLRQVCTHWTQGPVFPVQGYEIHHGRTRICSPVLEPIRRTHGDLLGVSHPHLNIWATYLHGIFDNDEFRRFWLDRIRKRKGLKPLERIQVHYQIDVCLDRLASIVEENMDLHQIYRILGI
- a CDS encoding spermine synthase; the encoded protein is MNRTVSLHILAVLMLGIVSQTAQVLILRELLMVFHGNELSMGIILCAWLSWVGAGSFLGARLTRPGSSITSLFRASTAGVVMILPLTILLIRILRGMFNIPPGAYLSVWDMFVSCFVLMGPVCLLLGAQFVILARIWREKDAAPDTSGAAKTYVVEAAGNMLGGLLFTLVMVRYFNSFQTGLIITLCMLLPALFLAGPTREKTSLTIQRAGVWAVCTFLVSVPLFFLLEKMDSLAWTVQWQHMTPQHELAGTYQSKHGNITVLKRHDQYSFFQSGHLVFSTAGPETMLPGLEQQEAVVFAHLAMVQHPEPKSVLLIGGGLRGVLAETARHPVRKIDYIELDPVLTRAVLDHAGTDILKVLQDPRITLIHTDARLYVKKARKKYDMIIIDVPDPATAVLNRYYTREFFQEARQLLNPGGVLATGLVSTPDLRTKGVAHRNAATYHTLASVFARVLPVGDRFLFYFATDTPEHISPDPDLLAKRYLERNINAQGFSALHFHVLLEDAQLRRVNWIIRNHGRNPLDHIHGPGLAPISPEPVSRQELAEKDLPPVQSRYFINSDLKPIGYFYTLMFWNELTGSGQNNILETFLKVRPWWALPLTILPLAAIWSFRLLAPRLPARLDTLAAVLFTAFTTGFSTMALQMALLFSFQSIYGFIYETVGLIMGLFMLGLALGAWTTQSLAGSRADLSTLALVQVLMAACAGAMALVLPQVAALEFPVLIFVLFSGLTFTAGFINGIDFPLTMACYQKLGPGAEKSAGAVYGTELMGACTGAVLAGAIVIPVLGVTACCLMAALAGAAAFTALKICRRPDV